Within the Pseudoxanthomonas sp. YR558 genome, the region GCGTCGCTGCCAGGTTGAACAGCCAGCTCGCGCCGCCGGACAGGAACGTCTGTTCGAAGATGCCGTTCCACACCAGGCCCGCCATCAGGATCGCGCCGGACCAGGCGATGAGGATGCGGATGATCAGGAGCAGGCTGGGGAACACGTCGGACACCACGGCTTGGGGAGTGCCGTGGAGGATAACGGGGTCATCCGCAGAGGGAAGGGGGGCCGCGACGGACCCGGCGATCCGGCGATGAAACGGGGCTGGTCCGGCGCGAATGCGTCAGGCCACCGGGGTCGCCATCAGACCTCGACGTGGATGCCGCACTCGCGCTTCAGGCCGTTGAAGCGGGTGTCTTCCTCGCGCATGCCGGGTTCCCAGCGGCGCGTGGTGTGGAAGTCGCCGATCGAGACATAGCCCTGTTCCCACAGCGGGTGGTAAGGCAGGTCGTGCTGCTTCATGTACTGCCAGACGTCGCGGTCGGTCCAGTCGACGATGGGGTTGATCTTCCAGCGGGCCTCGCGCTGCTGCAGTACCGGCGCGTTCGCACGGCTGGTGGACTGCGTGCGGCGCAGGCCGGTGAACCAGGTGCCCACGCCCAGGTCCTTCAGCGCGCGCTTCATCGGTTCCACCTTGCGCAGGCTGTTGTACTGCTCGATGCCGACCAGGCCCTGTTCCCACAGGCGGCCATGGCGGGCCTCCATCCAGGCGCGGCTGACCAGCGGGCGGAACACCTGCAGGTTGAGCTTCAGGCGCTCGACCAGTTCGTCGGCGAAGCGGTAGGTCTCCGGGAACAGGTAGCCGGTGTCGATCAGGATCACCGGCACGTCCGGCTTCTGCTGCGACACCATGTGCAGCAGCACCGCGGCCTGCGCGCCGAAGCTCGAGGACATCGCCGCTTCCGCCGGGCCGTGCTTGAGCGCCCAGGCGACACGCTGCTCGGCCGTCTGCGTTTCCAGCCAGGCGTTGTGCTCGGCGATCTGGTCGGTGTCCAGGGAAAGGGCGGGGGCGCTCATGCGTGCAGTTCCAGTGCGATTTGTCGGTGGGTGGGGTACGACGGCAGGGCGACCAGGCCGCTGCGGTGGAGGAAGTCGCCGAAGCCTTCGCCGTCGGCGCGTTCGCCGGCATAACGCGCGAACAGGCCGTCGAGGGTGTCGAGGATCGCGGCTTCGTCGATGTTCTCGCGGTACAGCGTGTTGAGGCGCTGGCCGCGCGCGTCGCCGCCGAGCATCAGGTTGTAGCGGCCAGGTGCCTTGCCGACGAGGGCGATCTCGGCGAGGTAGGGGCGCGAGCAGCCGTTCGGGCAGCCGGAGATGCGCAGCAGGATCGGCGCATCGCGCAGGCCGTGCTTTTCCAGCAGCGGCTGCAGGCGGTCGGTGAAGTCGGGCAGGTAGCGCTCGGCCTCCGCCATCGCCAGGCCGCAGGTCGGCAGCGACACGCAGGCGACCGCCGCGCGCTGCAACGCCGTGCCCAGGCGCTCGCCGGCATCCAGCCCGTGCGTCTTCACCAGCGCGTCGATGCGTTCGCGCTCGCCCGCGGGCACGCCGGCGATGACCAGATTCTGGTTCGGCGTCATCCGGAAATGCTGTTCGACAGCGCCGCCACGAAGCACGTTGGCGATCTCGCGCAGGCCGGTCAGGTGGGTGGCCTGCGCGGTGTCGGCGATGCGGCCGGCGAACAGGTGCAGGGTCAGGTGCCAGCGCCCGTCCTCGCCTTCCACCCAGCCGTAGCGATCGCCGTTGTGGTCGAAACGAAAGGCGCGCACGGGCTGCAGGACCACGCCGCTCCGGCGTTCGATCTCGCCGACCACCTTGTCCAGGCCGTGGTCGTCGATGGTGTACTTGAAGCGCGCGCGCTTGCGCAGCTCGCGGTTGCCGAGGTCGCGCTGGGTGGTGACGACGGCCGTGGCGAC harbors:
- a CDS encoding phosphoadenylyl-sulfate reductase yields the protein MSAPALSLDTDQIAEHNAWLETQTAEQRVAWALKHGPAEAAMSSSFGAQAAVLLHMVSQQKPDVPVILIDTGYLFPETYRFADELVERLKLNLQVFRPLVSRAWMEARHGRLWEQGLVGIEQYNSLRKVEPMKRALKDLGVGTWFTGLRRTQSTSRANAPVLQQREARWKINPIVDWTDRDVWQYMKQHDLPYHPLWEQGYVSIGDFHTTRRWEPGMREEDTRFNGLKRECGIHVEV
- the cysI gene encoding assimilatory sulfite reductase (NADPH) hemoprotein subunit, which codes for MSNHSVEDIKSESHRLRGSLLDSLADPVTGALRESDQTLIKYHGSYQQDDRDLRDERRRQKLEPAYQFMIRTRTSGGVVTPEQWLKLDAIATQYANHSLRITTRQAFQYHGVIKRELKATMQAINAALIDTLAACGDVNRNVLVAANPLESRAHAEVQAWAAKLSEHLLPNTRAYYEIWLDEERVAGSGEEEEPIYGATYLPRKFKIGFAVPPVNDVDVFANDLGFIAILEDGVLAGFNLVIGGGMGATHGDAETYPRVGNVVGFITPDQLLEVATAVVTTQRDLGNRELRKRARFKYTIDDHGLDKVVGEIERRSGVVLQPVRAFRFDHNGDRYGWVEGEDGRWHLTLHLFAGRIADTAQATHLTGLREIANVLRGGAVEQHFRMTPNQNLVIAGVPAGERERIDALVKTHGLDAGERLGTALQRAAVACVSLPTCGLAMAEAERYLPDFTDRLQPLLEKHGLRDAPILLRISGCPNGCSRPYLAEIALVGKAPGRYNLMLGGDARGQRLNTLYRENIDEAAILDTLDGLFARYAGERADGEGFGDFLHRSGLVALPSYPTHRQIALELHA